In Jaculus jaculus isolate mJacJac1 chromosome 2, mJacJac1.mat.Y.cur, whole genome shotgun sequence, the genomic window GACTTTTGTAGCATAGGGCCTTGAGAGTATATGTCATGGGACTAAAAGGCCTGCTGCATGGGGATAGCACTACTCCTGCTGACCTCCTTGGAGGGCCAGCTGTGTAAGTGCAGTGCCCAGAGGACCCTGGTGCACATCTCTGATGTGGACGGTCAGGCCATGGTCCTCACAGCCACCCTGGGCAGTAAGGAGACATGGGGTGTGCAGTTCAAGGGCAGGTGCCGCAGTTCCTGCTGGCCAAGGCCTGGGGGCGGCCCCTGGTTTTGCCTTGCTTGCCCTTGTGGCGCCAGCCAAGGGGCCAGGGTCTGGCATGTGTGGGTGCTGGTGTCTCAAAGCCACTCTCTCTCTGGCTCCTCAGCAGAGCTGGCCGGTGGTCCCCCTGCAGCCAGGACAGGGGTAGATGTGGTCAGTCACCACTGCATACCCTACCTGTGGCCAGTGAGAGCTATCTGGGGTAGTGGGCTTGTTAAGGGTACAAGGAGTGGCCACACGAGGCTACCAGGTTGCTGCTCGTCATCCAACCCTGTATTGGCCACACTGGATGTGTCTTCTGGAAAAAGCGCTGGCTTAGAATTGAGTTCAGGACAGTGTCCCACTGGGGTAGGTGACAGCTTCCTTGGTGGCAGGACAGCAGACACACCATAGTGGTAGTAGCACAGGTGGTTACTGCCCAGGAGGCCAATCCCAGTTAGggccacctgcccacctcctctgAGGCCTCTCCATCACCCGTCACCCAGAGAAACCCAGGGCTGGGAGCTGGGGACCTTCTCCTACACCCAGGGCTTACAGTGCTGCGTGGCTCAGGGCTGGGCAGCAGTGACACCACCTGTAGGCTCACGCCTGCCTCACTCATGTTCCTCAGCTGCGCCACCACCTCCACGTGCTTCCACCATTTGCAAGGCTGCCCATTCACCGACACGATGTAGTCCCCTTCCTGCAGGCCAGCAGCCTGTGGAGAATGTGGTCCAGTGGAATGGTGGAGGCACACCTCAAGTGACAGCCCAGGGACCTGGCCATAGGGGCAGGGGCCCTTACCTCAGCCTGGCCCCCAGGAACAACAGCAGCAATAAGCACTGGTGAATCACCCCTGAGTGTGAAGCCAAAGCCACTGTCTCCTTGGGTCATGTGCACAGGTCCCACCAACTGCCACCGGTTCTTGGTTGAGAACACAGACAGGGGCCCCTGGGGAGGCAGGAGCAGAGGTCTGGCTCAGTGGCAATGGAGGGGTCTTGCCTGTCTAGCATCCCATCTCAGCCTATTTGTCTTGGGACAGGTGTGGGTGAGGTACCACAGGCGAAGGGCAGACTGGGTTCCACTGAGGCACGTTGGGGCTTCTGGGATGTGGGAACTGGTTTGCTCACCAGCCGGTGGAAGATGTCTGTCACCTTTGTCTGGGACAGGTTGGGCATCCTTGCTTCTGGTGCCTGCTGAGTCTTAGCTGACAGGGTAAGGGAAAGAAGTCAAGCTAAGCTCAAGGCCTATGGGCCTCCCAGAGCCCTGGGTTGAACCTGTAGGACTTGGCTCAGCTCAGAGGAGCAGGTAAGCCCCAGGTGCACACCAGCCCTTCTTGGGCCCTTGGAGCCCAGCTGTCCCTGGAGACAGCTGGACTGCCCTGGGTGCCTGAAGGTAGGGATCCCAGAAGTCCTCTTGGAAGCCCCAGTGGCTCTGCTTCTCCCCATGACCCCCTCTTGCAGGAGTCAAGTGAAGGAGGAGGTGACAAGGGATAATGGTCTAACCCTCCCCCAGGCTCACTTTTCAGCCTGCCTGCCTTCTCTCCTAAACAGGGCTGTACTACGTAATCCAGGCTGGCCGCCAACTTTTACactcttctgcctcaacctccacaGTGCTGAGCTGGGATcacagcatgtaccaccacgccttgctTGGTAACTGCCTCCTTAACAACAGCTACAGGGGATCAGACCAACTTCCCAACTGGCACAACCCATCCCAAAGGGCCTTGGCTACTCACGCTGGATGTCTGGGGCCTCCACAGGCTCAAAGAAGTCATCCTCACGCTCAAGCTCTGAGTATTTAGCCAGTGAGTGCTGCAGTGCCTGGGTCACTACGGCCTGCAGCAAGTCTACCTTGCGCGGGACACGGCATAGAGTGTGCAGACGCAAGGCCTCCTCCTGGCCCAGGATGGCACGCTTCAGGTGGGCCTTGGCTATACAGGGGCACAGGACTGTCACATGTGACGGCATCCAGCCGCTGGCCCTGCCAGGCTAAGTCCAAGCCTCTCTCCCCAGGATGTTGCAGGAGGGGGCATGGGCCACAGGGTCAGACAGGATTCTAGACTGGGGGAGCTGTCAGGTACCAATAGCAGGACCAGGGAAAGCCTACTCCGCCCTCCCACCATCCATGCCCCACTTCCGCAGCACTCCTGAGTGCCTTGTTCTTGGCAAATTCCACCAGCACAGGGACACCAGGTGCTGAGGAACCATGGGACACCCTGCCACAGCTGGCCCCCATTGGAGATGTCTCACCTAGCTTCCTGCATTCCTCAGGGTCTTTGGGTTCACAAGGGTGCGGGGGCTGGAAGACTGGCTCATGCTTGGAGAGTTCTCTCTCAGCTGCTGCTAGGGGTTAACAAGGCAATGAGCCCAAAGCACACAGCCTGCGccagcacacacagacacatgggcCAGGGTACTTACGGGAACCACTGCAGAGAGCCACGGCTGCATGATAGTGGGCCAGGGCGCGGAAGTGCTCTGCCTTGACATGTGCCAGGGTGGTCCAGGAGGCGGGCACATAATCTCGGACAGCTGGCTGGGCCATGGCCTGGTGCACGAGCCTGTATGCAGCTGCCACCTGTCAGTGGGCATGCAGACCCTCAAGCCCACCCCAAGCGCACAGCTCCTACTCTGACTTATGCTGCTTGCCCACCACCCCAGGCAGGACCTCACGACCTCAGAAACAGGACAGCTTCTGGCTCTGGGACCGGCACTTAGCAAGGGGTAGAGGCACTTCCCGCCCACCCTTGCCCGACTCGGCTTTGTCCGTCCCTGTACCTACTACAAAGTCACAGCTTGTTGGGGGTCCTGGGCAGGGCTCCCTGGCC contains:
- the Rhpn1 gene encoding rhophilin-1 isoform X5, with product MRAGAENLYRATSNNRVKETVALELSYVNSNLQLLKEELAGLGSCISMDQPEGRSGAPASGSRDGVMVPMIPLGLKETKELDWATPLKELISGHFGEDGVSYEAELQELDGLRQAMRTPSRDEAGLELLAAYYSQLCFLDARFFSPARGPGLLFHWYDSLTGVPAQQRALAFEKGSVLFNIGALHTQIGAQQDCSCTKGTSRAAEAFQSAAGAFRLLRENFSHAPSPDMSATSLSMLEQLMAAQAQECIFKGLSLPAFATPDKCPAQFLLAQEAAQVAAAYRLVHQAMAQPAVRDYVPASWTTLAHVKAEHFRALAHYHAAVALCSGSPAAERELSKHEPVFQPPHPCEPKDPEECRKLAKAHLKRAILGQEEALRLHTLCRVPRKVDLLQAVVTQALQHSLAKYSELEREDDFFEPVEAPDIQPKTQQAPEARMPNLSQTKVTDIFHRLGPLSVFSTKNRWQLVGPVHMTQGDSGFGFTLRGDSPVLIAAVVPGGQAEAAGLQEGDYIVSVNGQPCKWWKHVEVVAQLRNMSEAGVSLQVVSLLPSPEPRSTGDHRPALLRSQRESGFETPAPTHARPWPLGWRHKGKQGKTRGRPQALASRNCGTCP
- the Rhpn1 gene encoding rhophilin-1 isoform X2, which produces MILPERPGVGEDSAQQQEADSDGQGCDSLTQCGRLQSHQARLHQQISKELKMRAGAENLYRATSNNRVKETVALELSYVNSNLQLLKEELAGLGSCISMDQPEGRSGAPASGSRDGVMVPMIPLGLKETKELDWATPLKELISGHFGEDGVSYEAELQELDGLRQAMRTPSRDEAGLELLAAYYSQLCFLDARFFSPARGPGLLFHWYDSLTGVPAQQRALAFEKGSVLFNIGALHTQIGAQQDCSCTKGTSRAAEAFQSAAGAFRLLRENFSHAPSPDMSATSLSMLEQLMAAQAQECIFKGLSLPAFATPDKCPAQFLLAQEAAQVAAAYRLVHQAMAQPAVRDYVPASWTTLAHVKAEHFRALAHYHAAVALCSGSPAERELSKHEPVFQPPHPCEPKDPEECRKLAKAHLKRAILGQEEALRLHTLCRVPRKVDLLQAVVTQALQHSLAKYSELEREDDFFEPVEAPDIQPKTQQAPEARMPNLSQTKVTDIFHRLGPLSVFSTKNRWQLVGPVHMTQGDSGFGFTLRGDSPVLIAAVVPGGQAEAAGLQEGDYIVSVNGQPCKWWKHVEVVAQLRNMSEAGVSLQVVSLLPSPEPRSTGDHRPALLRSQRESGFETPAPTHARPWPLGWRHKGKQGKTRGRPQALASRNCGTCP
- the Rhpn1 gene encoding rhophilin-1 isoform X3; the encoded protein is MILPERPGVGEDSAQQQEADSDGQGCDSLTQCGRLQSHQARLHQQISKELKMRAGAENLYRATSNNRVKETVALELSYVNSNLQLLKEELAGLGSCISMDQPEGDGVMVPMIPLGLKETKELDWATPLKELISGHFGEDGVSYEAELQELDGLRQAMRTPSRDEAGLELLAAYYSQLCFLDARFFSPARGPGLLFHWYDSLTGVPAQQRALAFEKGSVLFNIGALHTQIGAQQDCSCTKGTSRAAEAFQSAAGAFRLLRENFSHAPSPDMSATSLSMLEQLMAAQAQECIFKGLSLPAFATPDKCPAQFLLAQEAAQVAAAYRLVHQAMAQPAVRDYVPASWTTLAHVKAEHFRALAHYHAAVALCSGSPAAERELSKHEPVFQPPHPCEPKDPEECRKLAKAHLKRAILGQEEALRLHTLCRVPRKVDLLQAVVTQALQHSLAKYSELEREDDFFEPVEAPDIQPKTQQAPEARMPNLSQTKVTDIFHRLGPLSVFSTKNRWQLVGPVHMTQGDSGFGFTLRGDSPVLIAAVVPGGQAEAAGLQEGDYIVSVNGQPCKWWKHVEVVAQLRNMSEAGVSLQVVSLLPSPEPRSTGDHRPALLRSQRESGFETPAPTHARPWPLGWRHKGKQGKTRGRPQALASRNCGTCP
- the Rhpn1 gene encoding rhophilin-1 isoform X4: MILPERPGVGEDSAQQQEADSDGQGCDSLTQCGRLQSHQARLHQQISKELKMRAGAENLYRATSNNRVKETVALELSYVNSNLQLLKEELAGLGSCISMDQPEGDGVMVPMIPLGLKETKELDWATPLKELISGHFGEDGVSYEAELQELDGLRQAMRTPSRDEAGLELLAAYYSQLCFLDARFFSPARGPGLLFHWYDSLTGVPAQQRALAFEKGSVLFNIGALHTQIGAQQDCSCTKGTSRAAEAFQSAAGAFRLLRENFSHAPSPDMSATSLSMLEQLMAAQAQECIFKGLSLPAFATPDKCPAQFLLAQEAAQVAAAYRLVHQAMAQPAVRDYVPASWTTLAHVKAEHFRALAHYHAAVALCSGSPAERELSKHEPVFQPPHPCEPKDPEECRKLAKAHLKRAILGQEEALRLHTLCRVPRKVDLLQAVVTQALQHSLAKYSELEREDDFFEPVEAPDIQPKTQQAPEARMPNLSQTKVTDIFHRLGPLSVFSTKNRWQLVGPVHMTQGDSGFGFTLRGDSPVLIAAVVPGGQAEAAGLQEGDYIVSVNGQPCKWWKHVEVVAQLRNMSEAGVSLQVVSLLPSPEPRSTGDHRPALLRSQRESGFETPAPTHARPWPLGWRHKGKQGKTRGRPQALASRNCGTCP
- the Rhpn1 gene encoding rhophilin-1 isoform X1; the protein is MILPERPGVGEDSAQQQEADSDGQGCDSLTQCGRLQSHQARLHQQISKELKMRAGAENLYRATSNNRVKETVALELSYVNSNLQLLKEELAGLGSCISMDQPEGRSGAPASGSRDGVMVPMIPLGLKETKELDWATPLKELISGHFGEDGVSYEAELQELDGLRQAMRTPSRDEAGLELLAAYYSQLCFLDARFFSPARGPGLLFHWYDSLTGVPAQQRALAFEKGSVLFNIGALHTQIGAQQDCSCTKGTSRAAEAFQSAAGAFRLLRENFSHAPSPDMSATSLSMLEQLMAAQAQECIFKGLSLPAFATPDKCPAQFLLAQEAAQVAAAYRLVHQAMAQPAVRDYVPASWTTLAHVKAEHFRALAHYHAAVALCSGSPAAERELSKHEPVFQPPHPCEPKDPEECRKLAKAHLKRAILGQEEALRLHTLCRVPRKVDLLQAVVTQALQHSLAKYSELEREDDFFEPVEAPDIQPKTQQAPEARMPNLSQTKVTDIFHRLGPLSVFSTKNRWQLVGPVHMTQGDSGFGFTLRGDSPVLIAAVVPGGQAEAAGLQEGDYIVSVNGQPCKWWKHVEVVAQLRNMSEAGVSLQVVSLLPSPEPRSTGDHRPALLRSQRESGFETPAPTHARPWPLGWRHKGKQGKTRGRPQALASRNCGTCP